A single Cottoperca gobio chromosome 3, fCotGob3.1, whole genome shotgun sequence DNA region contains:
- the pdcd5 gene encoding programmed cell death protein 5 — MADDELEAIRSQRMAELQAKQGDASNNQQQGEEAKQRESDMRNSILAQVLDQSARGRLSNLALVKPDKAKAVENYLIQMARYGKLGGKITESGLIEILEKVSQQSEKKMTVTFNRRRVMDSDDEDDN, encoded by the exons ATGGCAGACGACGAATTAGAGGCAATTAGGAGTCAGCGAATGGCGGAACTACAGGCAAAGCAAGGG GATGCTTCAAATAATCAGCAGCAAGGAGAGGAGGCCAAACAAAG AGAATCCGACATGAGGAACTCTATATTGGCTCAAGTTCTCGACCAGTCTGCTCGTGGCAGAT tgaGCAATCTTGCTTTGGTGAAGCCAGACAAGGCCAAAGCAGTTGAAAACTATCTCATTCAAATGGCTCGTTATGGAAAGTTGGGAGGAAAG attACTGAGTCGGGCTTGATCGAGATTCTAGAAAAAGTCAGTCAGCAATCGGAGAAGAAGATGACTGTCACA TTCAACAGGCGGAGGGTGATGGACTcagatgatgaggatgataacTAA
- the mvda gene encoding diphosphomevalonate decarboxylase, with protein sequence MPGDSMDKPNIVTCTAPVNIAVIKYWGKRNEELILPINSSLSVTLHQDQLKTTTTVATSTSFQEDRIWLNGKEEDITHPRLQSCLREIRRLARKRRNDGDPALDSSALSHKVHICSVNNFPTAAGLASSAAGFACLVYSLARVFGVEGELSGIARQGSGSACRSIYGGFVQWIMGQKDDGQDSLAQQVEPETHWPELRILVLVASAERKPVGSTSGMQTSVQTSSLLKHRAESVVPGRMVEMIEAVRRKNFAAFAELTMKDSNQFHATCLDTYPPIFYLNSVSQQVISLVHRYNRHYGETRLAYTFDAGPNAVVYTLQQHVPEFVQAVQHFFPPESNGGQFIQGLPVDHAALSEELKQAIGLEPMPKGISYVISTKAGPGPRVLEDPTQHLLGSDGLPKKTV encoded by the exons ATGCCTGGGGATAGTATGGACAAACCAAACATAGTTACATGCACCGCTCCTGTAAATATAGCTGTCATCAAATACT GGGGAAAGAGAAATGAAGAATTAATTCTACCCATTAACTCATCGTTGAGCGTCACATTGCATCAAGACCAG CTGAAAACAACCACAACAGTTGCAACCAGCACATCATTTCAGGAAGATCGAATATGGCTAAATGGCAAAGAGGAGGACATAACCCATCCAAGACTACAGTCCtgtctgagagaga TTCGTCGACTAGCAAGGAAGAGACGTAATGACGGGGACCCTGCTTTGGATTCGTCTGCTTTGTCTCACAAAGTCCACATCTGCTCTGTCAACAACTTCCCCACTGCTGCCGGGCTCGCCTCCTCAGCTGCTGGATTCGCTTGTCTAG TATACTCTCTGGCCCGTGTGTTCGGGGTAGAGGGGGAGCTGTCTGGGATTGCTCGGCAAGGCTCAGGCAGCGCATGCCGTAGTATCTATGGAGGGTTCGTCCAGTGGATCATGGGTCAGAAAGATGATGGCCAGGACAGTCTAGCCCAGCAGGTGGAGCCAGAGACTCATTGGCCTGAGCTCAGAATCCTTGTACTTGTG GCCAGTGCTGAGAGGAAGCCAGTGGGCAGCACCTCTGGGATGCAAACCAGTGTACAAACAAGCAGTCTCTTAAAG cACCGGGCTGAGTCTGTCGTCCCAGGTCGGATGGTAGAGATGATTGAAGCGGTGCGAAGAAAGAACTTCGCTGCATTTGCTGAACTAACCATGAAGGACAGTAACCAGTTCCATGCAACCTGCCTTGACACATACCCTCCTATCTTCTACCTCAACAGTGTGTCTCAACAGGTTATCAGTTTGGTGCATCGGTATAACAGACACTATGGGGAGACAAGG TTGGCCTACACGTTTGATGCAGGACCCAATGCTGTGGTCTACACTCTGCAGCAGCATGTTCCTGAGTTTGTGCAGGCAGTTCAACATTTCTTCCCCCCTGAGAGCAACGGAGGACA GTTTATTCAGGGTCTTCCAGTTGACCATGCTGCTCTCTCCGAGGAGCTGAAACAAGCTATTGGTCTGGAGCCCATGCCAAAGGGAATAAGCTACGTTATTAGTACCAag GCTGGACCAGGCCCCCGTGTTTTGGAGGATCCCACTCAGCATCTACTTGGATCTGATGGGTTGCCTAAGAAAACTGTGTGA
- the cyba gene encoding cytochrome b-245 light chain gives MGKIEWAMWANEQALASGLILLTGGIVAVAGQFRGWQFAAYAIAAGAFVCLLEYPRSKRAKGTSVERTGQYCFTVCVKSFGPLTRNYYVRAFLHAALCVPGGFVLATVLGCVCLGIASLIYLAAAIRGEHWEPILPRKKEIRQPGGSVANPPQNPPPRPPPEMRRKRVDDVEGAAYDNPIPVSD, from the exons ATGGGGAAAATAGAGTGGGCCATGTGGGCCAATGAGCAGGCTCTGGCTTCGGGACTAA TTCTCCTCACTGGAGGCATTGTGGCGGTGGCTGGACAGTTCAGAGGCTGGCAGTTTGCTGCTTATGCTAT AGCTGCTGGGGCGTTTGTGTGTCTTCTTGAGTATCCCAGAAGCAAGCGGGCCAAAGGCACAAGTGTGGAGAGAAC ggGACAATACTGCttcactgtatgtgtgaaaTCCTTTGGACCACTGACAAGAAACTACTATGTCAGAGCATTTTTACATGCCGC ACTCTGTGTACCTGGAGGTTTTGTGCTTGCTACTGTCCTCGGGTGTGTTTGCCTCGGCATTGCCAGCCTCATCTACCTTGCA GCAGCTATCCGAGGTGAACACTGGGAGCCCATTCTTCCAAGGAAGAAGGAGATCCGGCAGCCAGGCGGAAGCGTGGCAAATCCTCCTCAGAATCCGCCGCCGAGACCTCCTCCCGAGATGCGCAGAAAACGGGTGGACGACGTGGAGGGAGCAGCCTATGACAACCCTATCCCTGTTAGCGATTAA